Proteins co-encoded in one Hymenobacter swuensis DY53 genomic window:
- a CDS encoding SDR family NAD(P)-dependent oxidoreductase — MYTASFCFIPYSRLPHLTRNAMHYYIITGASRGLGKALAETLLQQPDTQVIGVSRHATIEHACYRHQPLDLSDMLAVQNNLHKVFPPLPDAVSITLINNAGVLGDIGYIGELSNEHFEFVFDVNLIAPAMLMNTFLSTYASFTVPRTILNISSGAAQRAVDGWAAYSASKAALDAISRTAQKEQDLRGTDVRIRSLSPGVLDTAMQEHIRSADTANFSEAEQFTDLKQSRNLVVPDKAASQIIQWLQRPITSDEPVVLRVIDLH; from the coding sequence GTGTATACTGCCTCTTTTTGTTTTATCCCGTATTCCAGATTACCTCATCTTACCCGAAATGCAATGCATTATTACATCATTACCGGAGCCAGCCGTGGCTTAGGTAAAGCCTTGGCCGAAACGCTCCTGCAGCAACCTGATACCCAAGTCATCGGCGTATCACGCCACGCCACCATCGAGCACGCTTGTTACCGTCACCAGCCGCTCGACCTTTCCGATATGCTGGCCGTACAGAACAACCTGCACAAAGTGTTTCCTCCGTTACCAGACGCCGTCAGTATCACCCTGATCAACAACGCTGGCGTGCTGGGGGATATCGGGTATATCGGGGAGCTGTCCAACGAGCATTTTGAGTTCGTGTTCGATGTGAACTTGATTGCGCCAGCTATGCTTATGAACACTTTCTTGAGCACATACGCCAGCTTTACCGTTCCCCGGACTATCCTTAATATCAGCAGCGGAGCCGCCCAGCGTGCCGTAGATGGCTGGGCCGCTTACTCAGCATCCAAAGCCGCTCTCGATGCTATTTCCCGCACGGCTCAAAAGGAGCAGGACCTGCGCGGCACCGACGTCCGCATCCGCAGCCTTTCCCCCGGAGTGCTCGATACGGCCATGCAGGAGCATATCCGCTCGGCGGATACAGCGAATTTCAGCGAAGCCGAACAGTTTACAGACTTAAAGCAAAGTAGAAACTTGGTGGTACCTGATAAAGCTGCCAGCCAAATTATTCAGTGGCTTCAGCGGCCCATAACTTCTGACGAACCGGTAGTGTTGCGTGTAATAGATCTTCACTAA
- a CDS encoding RagB/SusD family nutrient uptake outer membrane protein, which yields MFRTSTLRQFVLCALLMATATSCDDVLDQDPPAALTQEDAFANADRIQKTAIGMYDQLQNPEFLGGRALIYSDVRSDDTNPASFFGGIGTFTALANDPTVTAAWTGGYRSLYGANFFLQEMPKNTGKVSAELEAQYTGEAKFIRALLYFHLVNLFAQPYNFTADASHPGVVLQLTAPDASNAFDATQAKPRSTVREVYTQIETDLNDAIASLPETYPTPFEKTARATKDAARTLLSRVYLYEGKYSEAAALAGTVITGGRHSLAATPAVPFTLATFQNPESIFSVANNVSDNPNTNNALGQHYRSRAGSGDISVNPYALIPVAQFPADDRRRLLLLSPTAIPGAANSPLVLTQKYKEASADYAPIARYAETLLNRAEGLAQVATGISSEAVTLLNQVRDRSKPAATASYTVASFATKQALIDAILLERRLELAFEGHRYYDLMRYKRNSSRVTYGADRAILPIPLVDIQQNPNLVQNPGY from the coding sequence ATGTTCCGTACTTCCACTCTGCGCCAATTTGTACTGTGCGCACTACTGATGGCCACAGCAACCAGCTGTGATGACGTCCTAGACCAAGATCCACCCGCAGCTTTGACCCAAGAAGATGCGTTTGCTAATGCTGACCGCATCCAAAAGACGGCCATTGGCATGTATGACCAGCTTCAAAATCCGGAGTTCTTGGGTGGCCGTGCGCTGATCTATAGCGACGTTCGCAGTGATGACACCAACCCTGCTTCCTTTTTCGGGGGTATTGGCACGTTCACGGCATTGGCCAATGATCCAACCGTAACCGCCGCTTGGACGGGCGGCTACCGCTCTTTGTACGGTGCCAATTTCTTCCTGCAGGAAATGCCTAAGAACACGGGCAAAGTATCTGCCGAGTTGGAGGCACAATATACTGGTGAGGCAAAATTCATCCGGGCTTTGCTTTATTTCCACTTGGTAAACCTGTTCGCTCAACCGTACAACTTCACGGCCGATGCCTCGCACCCAGGCGTGGTATTGCAGTTGACCGCACCTGATGCCAGCAATGCGTTCGACGCAACTCAGGCTAAGCCTCGTTCTACGGTTCGGGAAGTATACACTCAGATTGAGACTGATCTGAACGACGCTATTGCTAGTTTGCCTGAAACGTATCCTACTCCTTTCGAAAAAACGGCACGGGCTACCAAAGATGCAGCACGTACTCTGTTATCCCGCGTATATCTATACGAGGGTAAGTATAGTGAGGCAGCTGCCCTGGCAGGGACGGTAATCACTGGCGGACGCCATTCATTAGCAGCAACGCCGGCCGTACCATTTACACTTGCTACGTTCCAGAACCCCGAGTCGATTTTCTCGGTAGCCAATAACGTGAGTGACAACCCTAACACCAACAACGCACTTGGCCAGCACTATCGCAGCCGGGCCGGTAGCGGAGACATCAGCGTAAATCCTTACGCGCTGATTCCAGTTGCGCAGTTTCCGGCAGATGACCGTCGCCGTCTGTTGCTGCTCTCGCCAACTGCCATTCCTGGCGCAGCTAACAGCCCGTTAGTGCTGACGCAGAAGTACAAAGAGGCTTCTGCTGACTATGCGCCAATTGCTCGTTACGCAGAAACCTTACTGAACCGTGCCGAAGGTTTGGCGCAGGTGGCAACCGGGATAAGCAGCGAAGCCGTTACGTTGCTCAATCAAGTGCGTGACCGGTCTAAGCCAGCAGCAACTGCTTCCTACACTGTAGCTAGCTTTGCTACGAAACAAGCGCTTATTGATGCTATTCTCCTAGAGCGTCGTCTGGAATTGGCCTTCGAAGGACACCGTTACTACGACCTAATGCGCTACAAGCGTAACTCCAGCCGAGTCACCTACGGTGCCGACAGAGCTATTCTGCCAATTCCATTGGTTGACATCCAGCAGAACCCTAATTTGGTTCAGAACCCCGGTTATTAA
- a CDS encoding SusC/RagA family TonB-linked outer membrane protein, with the protein MRKILLTAALVAPVLLQQAAAQNRQISGRVTDRASGQGLPGVTVLVKGTTIGVSTNSDGTYTISAPATATTLSFSSIGFVAVERAIGDASTIDIGLGADSKQLGEVVVTGALGIQRQQQQVGYATASLDTKELTQARVTNVANGLTGKVSGLQIQTLNNGVNPTPRVTLRGSRSLTGNNEALIVIDGVISTNDVLGSLNPDDVASIDVLKGANAAALYGSQASNGALIITTKKGGVSQVTFSHTSQFESISFLPKFQEQFGPGSPDWYNNSDQAKAGIFFDPTNEPDESYHYQYQGFENQQYGPRFDGSIRPFGQTLADGSVQQLSYEARPDEKKKFFDTGYQMQNGVSFSGGDEKTKFFTSYQNVHNNGIIPKDKFDRNSFRFNASREMGRLNVGFNVSYSQQIADVTSNLDRNTSVYWNVFNTTVMAPLTAYKDYQNDKFAEPNYGYYNAYYYNPYFILDANRTKDRRNTVQGNIDLGYKVFDWLRLNYRLGTTSIGQSNLTTQNKFSLDANSPKSIASYTGFVQDLSSNQTRINSDLFASMDKTFGDISVQAILGNNIQQLDSRFNYVASTALAVPVEGDNFNLSNRIGNLDGADARAQTRVYAFYGDLTLGYKDFFYLHGSLRNDNISILDADNRSFYYPGVDASFVFTNAVPALKDLSFLDYGKIRGGITKVSQVNLGGATANGVYNNGGAYRLESTYGLGTGFPFGNIASFTANGGLVQEGLKPEDTRSIETGIELSFLKRRVAGAVTYYAQRSNNQTVTTSISGATGSQTLLLNAGEVENNGVEVDLNITPVRLDNSLSVTIGGNFNYNNNEVISLPPGLTQLNLTGSGRQSTNADLFAIKGQPFPVLQGTYYQRTEDGKVKMQQVADPNDPTLVRYAPLIASDTKIFGNTQPKYKYGFNTSISFKGLTLAGQGEYRTGYVVYNTIGENLDFTGSGERSVKYGRQDFVYPNSAIPQVDGAGNVTYVANTGGLTPGGSEFWANTPTWNTGVAENYVTSGKFFKIREVSLSYAIPAALVSKIGLVKGASVNFFGRNIFTWVPKENIYTDPEFSGTAIGSNAIGINSVLQTPPTKFYGATLNVTL; encoded by the coding sequence ATGCGGAAAATTTTATTGACGGCGGCTCTGGTCGCGCCCGTACTGTTGCAGCAGGCGGCCGCACAGAACCGACAAATCTCTGGGCGGGTCACTGACCGCGCTTCCGGTCAGGGTCTGCCAGGAGTTACGGTACTTGTGAAGGGTACAACTATTGGTGTATCCACTAACTCCGATGGTACCTATACCATCAGTGCCCCTGCTACTGCAACCACGCTGTCCTTCTCCTCTATTGGGTTTGTGGCAGTTGAGCGTGCCATCGGCGACGCATCTACTATTGACATCGGACTGGGTGCTGATTCCAAGCAGTTGGGAGAAGTAGTTGTAACGGGTGCTCTGGGTATCCAGCGCCAGCAGCAGCAGGTGGGTTATGCCACGGCTTCCCTCGACACCAAGGAACTGACCCAGGCCCGCGTTACTAACGTAGCAAACGGTCTAACTGGTAAAGTATCCGGTCTGCAAATCCAGACCCTCAACAACGGGGTAAACCCCACGCCTCGCGTAACGCTGCGCGGTAGCCGCTCTTTGACGGGTAACAACGAAGCTCTGATCGTAATTGATGGTGTTATCTCCACCAACGATGTGCTCGGCTCTCTTAACCCGGATGACGTAGCTTCCATTGACGTACTGAAGGGTGCCAACGCTGCCGCTCTGTACGGTTCGCAGGCTTCCAACGGCGCTCTGATCATCACCACCAAGAAAGGTGGGGTTTCGCAGGTTACCTTCTCGCATACCTCGCAGTTCGAGTCTATTTCCTTCCTGCCCAAGTTCCAGGAGCAGTTCGGTCCAGGCTCGCCCGACTGGTATAACAACTCAGACCAGGCTAAAGCCGGTATCTTCTTTGATCCGACCAACGAGCCTGACGAGTCGTACCACTATCAGTACCAGGGTTTTGAAAACCAGCAGTACGGCCCTCGCTTCGACGGCTCCATCCGCCCCTTTGGCCAGACGCTGGCTGATGGCAGCGTGCAGCAGCTGAGCTATGAGGCTCGTCCGGATGAGAAGAAGAAATTCTTCGATACGGGTTACCAGATGCAGAACGGCGTTTCGTTCTCGGGCGGTGACGAGAAGACCAAGTTCTTCACCTCGTACCAGAACGTTCACAACAACGGTATCATCCCTAAAGATAAGTTTGACCGGAACTCGTTCCGTTTCAATGCTTCGCGGGAAATGGGTCGTTTGAACGTTGGTTTCAACGTTTCGTACTCGCAGCAGATAGCCGACGTAACCTCGAACCTGGACCGTAACACTTCGGTGTACTGGAACGTGTTCAACACCACGGTAATGGCTCCGCTTACGGCCTACAAGGACTACCAGAACGATAAGTTCGCGGAGCCTAACTACGGTTACTACAACGCCTACTACTACAACCCGTACTTCATCCTCGACGCTAACCGCACGAAGGACCGTCGTAACACTGTTCAGGGCAACATTGACCTGGGCTATAAGGTGTTCGACTGGCTGCGTCTGAATTACCGTTTGGGTACTACCAGCATCGGCCAGTCCAACCTGACGACGCAGAACAAGTTCTCGCTGGACGCTAACTCGCCTAAGTCGATTGCCAGCTACACGGGCTTCGTGCAGGATCTGAGCAGCAACCAGACGCGGATCAATTCCGACCTGTTCGCAAGCATGGATAAAACGTTTGGTGACATCAGCGTACAAGCCATTCTAGGTAACAACATCCAGCAATTGGATAGCCGCTTCAACTACGTAGCGTCTACTGCACTGGCAGTTCCTGTTGAAGGCGACAACTTCAACCTGTCAAACCGCATCGGTAACCTCGACGGTGCTGATGCACGTGCGCAGACTCGTGTGTATGCTTTCTACGGTGACCTGACTTTGGGTTACAAGGATTTCTTCTATCTGCACGGCTCGCTGCGGAACGATAACATCTCCATCCTTGATGCGGACAACCGTAGCTTCTATTATCCCGGCGTTGATGCATCGTTCGTGTTCACGAATGCTGTTCCGGCTCTGAAAGACCTCTCGTTCCTGGACTACGGTAAAATCCGGGGTGGTATCACCAAGGTAAGCCAAGTAAACCTGGGTGGCGCGACGGCTAACGGGGTGTACAACAATGGTGGTGCTTACCGTCTGGAGTCTACCTACGGCCTCGGCACTGGTTTCCCCTTCGGTAACATTGCTTCCTTCACGGCCAATGGTGGCTTGGTGCAGGAAGGGCTGAAGCCGGAAGATACCCGCTCCATTGAAACCGGTATCGAACTCAGCTTCCTGAAGCGTCGGGTTGCTGGTGCTGTTACCTATTACGCTCAGCGAAGCAATAACCAGACAGTTACCACCAGCATCTCCGGTGCTACTGGTTCCCAGACCCTGTTGCTGAATGCTGGCGAAGTAGAGAATAATGGTGTTGAAGTCGATCTGAACATCACTCCCGTACGTCTGGATAACAGCCTGAGCGTTACGATTGGTGGTAACTTCAACTACAACAACAACGAAGTAATTTCGCTGCCTCCCGGTCTGACTCAGCTGAACCTGACCGGTAGTGGCCGTCAGAGCACCAACGCTGATCTGTTCGCTATTAAAGGACAGCCTTTCCCAGTGCTGCAGGGTACGTACTACCAGCGCACGGAAGATGGCAAGGTGAAAATGCAGCAGGTGGCTGACCCGAACGATCCTACGCTGGTTCGTTACGCCCCACTCATTGCCAGCGACACCAAGATTTTTGGTAACACGCAACCTAAATACAAGTACGGTTTCAACACTAGCATTTCCTTCAAAGGTCTGACTCTGGCTGGCCAGGGTGAATACCGCACGGGATATGTAGTGTACAACACCATCGGTGAAAACCTTGACTTCACGGGTAGCGGTGAGCGTAGCGTAAAGTACGGTCGTCAGGATTTCGTATATCCTAACTCTGCTATTCCGCAGGTTGATGGTGCCGGTAACGTTACTTACGTTGCTAACACGGGTGGTCTGACGCCGGGTGGCTCGGAGTTCTGGGCAAACACTCCCACCTGGAATACAGGGGTAGCTGAGAACTACGTTACTTCGGGTAAATTCTTCAAGATTCGTGAGGTGTCGCTGAGCTATGCAATTCCTGCTGCTCTAGTATCCAAAATTGGTCTGGTAAAAGGCGCTTCGGTGAACTTTTTCGGTCGTAACATTTTTACGTGGGTGCCCAAAGAGAACATCTATACCGACCCGGAATTCAGCGGTACTGCTATCGGCAGCAATGCTATCGGTATCAACAGCGTACTGCAGACTCCTCCTACGAAGTTCTACGGGGCTACTCTCAACGTAACCCTCTAA
- a CDS encoding SusC/RagA family TonB-linked outer membrane protein: MKKLLLTTLPLVALVATQATAQTRSISGRVTDRTTGDGLPGVTVLVKGTTNGVSTNSDGTFTLTVPTSATTISISSVGYTSIDLPIADGPINIGLAPDTKSLSEVVVTGYGGSQDVKDITGSVAQVKEEKLLLQPVQSVDQALQGRMAGVNANITGGTLGDRVAVRVRGANSISGSSEPLYVLDGVPLNTAPQGNVLSTRYNPLADINPNDIQSVDVLKDASAAAIYGSRAANGVIIITTKRGKSGQNRVSINSFYGFQQAIRTPDLLNAADFQTISNEKANNSRFGSSNGVVNTTFPINIAQPVDVNGDGINDETDWIKEIFQDGTQQNYQVALSGGNEFASYYGSGDWNDQKGIIMNNRLRRGSGRLNLDLTPKKWLKSGVSLSYSKAFNQGINGENALAGATVSGYTAPPNVPAYNPDGSYYLNSVFNIGNGNNLLPNASYAPNAFNHIPAVLNLNKNENTSQRILGNGYLTVEPIKGLQLTTRYGVDYTTNFEEQYSDPRISGLGRFALGPGQLGLVQDYNTDRTQFNWQNYANYSHIFAENHAVDVTAGVEYQETKVRQIYTVAGGFSDTKFQSIIDNVFTSQAPGGGGLAANGFQSYFGRANYTFSNKYYASFSLRRDASSVFGSNNQSGIFPGGGIGWRISEEGFMDGISVINDLKLRASYGSVGNSNGIGNYASRTLVGGGLYADLNGFTITQVGNPSLQWEKSTKLDIGFDASLLNNRVNVVFDFFNNDISDLLLLAPTLRTTGVPNTSISRNIGSMYNRGVELTLNTTNVQLENGFSWTSSINGSIIKNRVTSLSTPNDIIQANQRASVGRSLGVYFLPVWAGVNPDNGNAQFYDKDGNIKQYDAAWATPAGNGFSIGRWLDANGEPTTAINAGDFKYTKESGYPTFFGGFDNTFAFKGIELGVFLQYSGGNKVYNGYRQALLSSNFQNNTNEIKDRWTAPGQNTDIPKQVLRDAQSNIASTRWLENGDFLRLRQLSLGYNLPSDIAKRIGLNNVRVYTLVQNVYTFTKYKGLDPEVNSNVNAANTGANVAYGVDGRSVPPTRSFTFGVNLGI, from the coding sequence ATGAAAAAACTTCTGCTCACAACATTGCCTTTAGTTGCATTGGTAGCGACTCAGGCAACTGCACAGACCCGGTCCATCTCCGGCCGGGTTACAGACCGCACCACTGGTGACGGTCTGCCGGGTGTGACGGTACTGGTTAAGGGTACAACCAACGGGGTATCCACTAATTCGGATGGTACATTCACTTTAACTGTACCTACGTCGGCTACTACTATTTCCATTAGTTCAGTTGGCTACACTTCTATTGATCTACCTATAGCTGACGGTCCGATTAACATAGGCTTAGCACCTGATACTAAGTCTTTGAGTGAAGTAGTAGTTACTGGTTACGGTGGATCGCAAGATGTGAAAGACATCACCGGTTCTGTAGCGCAGGTGAAAGAAGAAAAGCTGTTGCTCCAACCAGTACAAAGTGTTGACCAAGCACTTCAAGGCCGTATGGCCGGTGTAAATGCCAACATTACTGGTGGTACTTTGGGTGATCGGGTTGCCGTGCGCGTTCGTGGAGCCAACTCCATCAGTGGTAGTTCGGAGCCCCTTTATGTTTTGGACGGTGTCCCCCTTAACACTGCACCCCAAGGTAACGTCCTTTCCACGCGCTACAACCCTTTAGCAGACATTAACCCTAACGATATCCAATCGGTAGATGTGCTGAAAGATGCCTCTGCTGCGGCTATTTATGGCTCGCGTGCTGCTAACGGGGTCATTATCATTACTACCAAACGTGGCAAATCTGGTCAAAACCGCGTTTCAATCAATTCTTTCTACGGATTTCAGCAAGCTATTCGTACGCCTGATTTGCTGAATGCCGCTGACTTTCAGACGATAAGCAACGAGAAAGCTAACAACAGCCGCTTCGGCAGCTCGAATGGTGTAGTTAATACCACGTTTCCCATCAATATAGCACAGCCTGTTGATGTAAACGGTGATGGTATCAATGATGAAACCGACTGGATCAAGGAAATTTTCCAAGATGGTACGCAACAGAATTACCAAGTAGCCCTATCGGGCGGCAATGAGTTTGCAAGCTATTATGGCTCCGGCGACTGGAATGATCAAAAGGGTATCATTATGAACAACCGCTTGCGGCGGGGTTCGGGACGATTAAATCTAGATTTGACGCCTAAAAAATGGCTTAAATCAGGTGTCAGCCTTAGTTACTCAAAAGCATTCAACCAAGGTATTAACGGTGAAAACGCACTTGCGGGTGCAACTGTATCGGGCTACACGGCCCCACCTAACGTGCCAGCGTACAACCCAGATGGTTCCTACTATCTGAATAGCGTATTCAACATTGGCAATGGTAACAACCTACTGCCAAATGCTTCTTACGCTCCCAATGCTTTCAACCATATTCCGGCAGTACTCAATCTCAACAAAAATGAGAATACGTCGCAACGGATTTTGGGCAACGGTTATTTAACTGTAGAGCCTATCAAAGGACTGCAGCTAACCACCCGATATGGTGTCGATTACACGACTAACTTCGAAGAACAGTATAGCGACCCACGCATTTCTGGTCTAGGCCGGTTCGCCTTAGGCCCAGGACAGCTAGGCTTGGTACAGGATTACAATACGGACCGCACCCAATTCAACTGGCAGAACTACGCTAACTACAGCCATATTTTCGCTGAAAATCACGCAGTTGATGTTACTGCTGGTGTAGAATATCAGGAAACTAAAGTGCGGCAGATATATACTGTTGCGGGTGGCTTCTCTGACACTAAATTTCAGTCAATCATTGATAACGTTTTCACGTCGCAGGCACCTGGTGGAGGTGGTTTAGCAGCCAATGGCTTCCAATCTTACTTCGGGCGGGCTAATTACACCTTCTCGAACAAGTATTACGCTTCGTTCTCGCTGCGCAGAGATGCTTCTTCTGTATTCGGATCGAATAACCAAAGCGGTATTTTCCCTGGTGGTGGTATCGGCTGGCGTATTTCCGAGGAAGGATTCATGGATGGCATTTCGGTCATCAATGACCTGAAACTCCGCGCCAGCTACGGATCGGTAGGTAACTCCAATGGTATCGGCAACTACGCCTCCCGTACCCTTGTTGGGGGTGGTCTCTACGCCGATCTGAACGGCTTTACAATCACTCAGGTAGGCAACCCTTCGTTACAGTGGGAAAAGTCAACGAAACTGGATATTGGTTTTGATGCTTCCTTGCTGAACAACCGGGTGAACGTTGTATTTGACTTCTTCAACAACGACATCAGTGACCTATTGCTGCTGGCGCCTACGTTGCGGACTACTGGTGTGCCCAATACCTCCATCAGCCGCAACATCGGCTCAATGTATAACCGGGGTGTAGAATTGACGTTGAACACGACGAACGTGCAGTTAGAGAATGGCTTCTCTTGGACTTCCTCTATCAACGGTTCCATCATCAAAAACAGGGTAACCAGTCTATCGACTCCTAACGACATCATTCAGGCCAACCAGCGCGCCAGCGTAGGCAGAAGCCTAGGTGTTTATTTCCTGCCAGTATGGGCCGGAGTAAATCCGGATAATGGTAACGCTCAGTTCTATGATAAGGACGGTAACATCAAGCAGTATGATGCTGCCTGGGCAACTCCAGCTGGCAACGGCTTCTCTATCGGCCGCTGGTTGGATGCTAACGGAGAACCCACTACAGCTATCAACGCGGGTGATTTCAAATACACGAAAGAAAGCGGGTATCCAACTTTCTTCGGTGGATTTGATAACACCTTTGCCTTCAAAGGTATTGAATTAGGCGTTTTCCTGCAGTACAGCGGTGGCAACAAGGTTTACAATGGCTACCGTCAGGCGTTGCTCAGCAGCAATTTCCAGAACAACACCAACGAAATCAAAGACCGCTGGACCGCTCCTGGTCAAAACACGGACATTCCGAAACAAGTGTTGCGTGATGCGCAATCCAACATAGCCTCCACCCGCTGGCTAGAAAACGGTGATTTCCTGCGCTTGCGTCAGTTAAGCCTAGGATATAACCTGCCATCGGACATAGCTAAGCGTATTGGTTTGAACAATGTGCGCGTGTACACCTTGGTGCAGAATGTATACACCTTCACCAAATACAAAGGCCTTGATCCAGAAGTAAACTCCAACGTTAATGCGGCAAACACCGGTGCTAACGTAGCTTATGGAGTAGATGGTCGCTCAGTTCCTCCAACACGTAGCTTCACTTTCGGCGTCAACCTGGGTATTTAA